The Candidatus Abyssobacteria bacterium SURF_5 genomic interval GATCCAACTCTGAAAAATAAAGACGGCGAGACGGCGCTTAACGCTGCGGCCTCTGGCGGAAACACTGAGATACTGCAGATGCTCCGGGAGTGGAAGAACACGGACGAACGCGGACGAACACGGACTGACACGGACTGACACGGACTGAAGGGACGGGCACGGGCAGAGCGGCACACGGACTAACATGGACGAACACGGACCGGCACGGATATGTTTGATAGGGGTGGTCACTAGGTGAACGAGCGTGGGCGGGCGGGCCGGTGACTGCAGCAAGATGCCGTCAGGCCCGGTTGCGGCGGGAGCCGCAAATTTCCTTTTAGAGTGAAAGGAAGGTATATTCAGCGATGTCTCGAGAAGAATGCAAGAGGCTTGATCAAGCCGATGTGTTGAGAATTCTATTTCATCCGCGGCGCGACAATACGCCGGATGACGAGCAAACGGTTCGGTTTTCCGTTGCTGATGATATTGAGATAGGCGGGCGGTTTCATCCCGCGGACAAAGATGCGCCGGTAATCCTGCTGTTTCACGGCAACGGAGAGATTGCATCCGATTACGACATGATTGCGCCGTTCTATCTGGAGAACGGGATTTCGCTGCTGGTGGTGGATTATCGCGGCTACGGCAAGAGCGGCGGAAGGCCAACAGTCTCGACGCTGCTGGATGACGCGCTCGCCGTGTATCGGCAGACGGGGAAGGGGCTGGCGGATCACGGTTATCAATATTCGCGGCTGTTCGTTATGGGGCGCTCGTTGGGCAGTGCGGCGGCGCTCGAGATTGCCGCAGAAGCTGGCAAGAGCATAAGCGGCCTGATTATCGAGAGCGGTTTTTCAAACCCGCTTGCCCTGATAAACCGTCTTGGCGGGCCATCGCTTAAGGAACTGGAAGAGACGTGCGGATTTGACAATCTGAAGAAAATCGAGCGAGTAGAGGCGCCCACTCTCATTATTCACGGCGAGGAGGATTTCATTATTCCCCTCGAGGAAGGCGAGGCGCTTTTCAAAGGGTGCAAAGCGAAGAGGAAGGAATTCCTCTCGGTTCCCGGTGCGGGTCATAACGATCTGATTGTGCGAGGGCTGCGCCAGTATTTCAAAGCGATACGGAAGCTGGTGTCTGGGTGATCGCCTCAATCCTGGCGCTGCGGGAAATGGATTTCATTTGGCTGCGGCGGCGGAGGATTCTTTGCGGCCCAATCGCCTAATTCATGCCGAATATGGCGGAGGAAATCCCGCCACGTTTCCTTGTCTTTCAGAAAATCGCCGAGCCGGACGCGGCCGCGGTTCTCTCCGAATTGTTCGTACCATTTCAGGGCGGCGCCGATCAGAGGGGCGACGCGTTCATCCGGCAGAAACCGTGCGATAATCTGGCCGTTGACCGGGTGTCGCCCGTGTTTGCCGCCGCAGCGAACGATCCAGCCGACTCGTTTGGCATGCCATGCGTCGAACGGGCATGTGCGGATGCAATCACCGCAGTAGAGGCATCCTTCGGGTATGTAGCGGGGATGGCCGGATTGTTCATCGCACACGAGGGCTTGTTCGCGACATGCCTCAATGCAGACACCGCACGCCTGGCAGGCGCTCTCTTCCCACCTCGGCTCGACGGCTCCCTGGAAGCCGAGTTCCATCTCATTCGTGCGCGCGCAGTCGATCGGACAGCCGGAGAAGGATATCTTGAATTTGTGGGCGAGGCTTCCTTTACCGAAGAAGCGATCGGAAATCTCACGGGCCATCGCCTGGGTATCGGTGAGTCCATTCGGATTGTATTCACAGCCGGAGCAGGCGGTCGGCACGCGCACGCGCGCGCCGCATGAAGCGATGTGCTGGCCGGCCTTCGCCAGCTCATCGCGCACGTTGCCGAGATCGCGGTAGTTGACGTAGGGGATTTCGAGTGATTGCCGGAATGAGAGGTGCACGTAGTCGCCGCCGTAGCGGCGGGCCACCTCGAACGCTTTTTCCAATCGGTCAAGCGGTACTCGTCCGCCCGGGCACTGCAGGCGTACGGTGAACAGGTCTTTCTGGCGCTGCTTGATGATTCCGCCGCTCTTGAGCGTATTGAAATCCAGACTGCCTTTCTTGCCTTCGACCTCGATTTCGACCGGCACGCGCGCGGTTTGATCTTCGATGTGTTTGTCTGTACTCATCTTGTTTCCTTTTTCAAAATAAGACATGAAGTTCCTCAATTGCTTGGTTAGCTTTGATAAACATTTTGCATAAAGGGCAAAATATGGGGACAGAGACTATATTTTTATTCTTTATATACTTCTATTCTTAACGATAAAAATATGGTCTCTGTCCCCATATTTCTAGCGTTTATATATTTGTGTGCGTATTGATAAAAACATGGTCTCTGTTTCCATCATTCCTGTTTCCGGACGGTGACGCGGAAATGGGTCTGTTCGCGGACGACGCGCTCGATCCGGTGGCCCTCCTCTTTCAGGCTGCGGGGAACGTCGCGCATAGAGGTTCCGGGGTTGACAAGGAGTTCAATCAACTGTCCGGCCTCGAGTTCCTCGATTGCCAGTTTGGCCTTGATGAAGGTCATCGGGCATTGCGTATCTGTCAGGTCCAAGATCGACATTTTGCTCATTTGATGCAGTTACACCTCAGTACACGCGGTCCTTCTCGCAGCGGAATTCGATAAAGGCGAAGAGTTTATGGGCGAGTTGCGCAGCCTCGCGGTAATAGGGATGCGTCGCGGCCCGAGCGATATCGGTGAGGAAATTCGGCAGCCAGCCGAGCAGGTGATCCTGGAGGAAGGCGTCTTCCGCGTCCCGGCAAACCTCGATGGCTTCGTCGTCTTGGTGGAGGAACGCAAATGCCTGCTTTAACTTGAGATATCCCATGAAAGCGAGTTCGACAGCCACGTGATCGGGCGCCTCCGGCAGTTCCTTCGAGTAATTGAAACCGAAGGCTTTGTAGAAAGCGGCGACATCGGCGAGAATGATACCCTTGTCGGCCACACCGGTTTCGCCGTTGATGCGGCACTGTGATTCATATGGAGAAACACAGCCGCCGCTGCCGATGAGGTGATGATACGCGGATTGGAGGGAAGGATCGGACGTATACGCGACGACCTCCGCGGCCTCGACGCGCAGCTGAGGCGGCAGTTCCGGAACGAGAGAAGCCGCCGCAAGCATTGTCTCTTTTGTGGGCCAGCGAAACAAGTGCGAGCAGAAATTCCACGAGGTTCCATCGCGAAGCAGTCTTGCCATCATTTTCATGCGCCTACCCCCAATCTCAGCGGCACCCATGCGCTGCGCATCTTGCGAGAGCCTGCATGTCCCTGACTTCCGTCCCATACAGCGAAGGCGATGAAGGCCTTGTCCCCCTTTTTGAATCCTCCCTGGCCGCTCCATTCAGGGACGGCGAGCGGACGAGAGAGAACGACATGCCATCGCCCCTTCTCCCACAGGCCTGCTCCTTGCGAGGCTTGAGCCGGCAGATAGGCGAGAGTCCCAAAGCTTTCGGCGGTCAAGTCGTCGACGCTCGACGTGCGTTTCCCGGCGAGCGGATTTTGAGCGGCAAGCCCGGCAGTGAACAGTCTGTTCAATTCCTCTTTCTGCTCATCGGGCGCTGCATCGGAAGGATAATGGTCCACCGTCGCATTCGGGAAAATCGATTTCAGGCTCCATTCTCCGTCTTGCAGCGCCCGCTGATAGGACGCCTTCCATAGGTGGATATGGACAGGCCTGCCCATTGCGCCCATTGTCGAGTCCGGCGCTTCCGCCCCCGCCGCGACGGGTAGTTGGACGGCGACCGCATCGGAGAATCTTTGGGCTTCATCAACTTCGTCATTGGTTGCATCTTCCCAATCGATTCGGAACGCCACTTGGTCGTTATTACACAGAGCTTTAACCGAGATGCGGGGAAGGCCATTCATGAGTTTCGGTTCCGTCAGGTCCTGCGGCAGCAAATCGACGATTGCCTCTGGCGCCTGTTGCCACAGCGGGCTGTTGGGAGAGAGGTCCTGCAACTGCCCGTCTACGAAGAAGGCATTAACCCCCGCGACCGGCGGCTGTTTTCCTTTTGCGCCTTGCGGGCACCCGAAAAAAGAAAGAGGCACGAAGAACAAGAGCAGGGCGATGATCAGCTTTTGATTCATTTATATATTCCTCCAGTGTCTTCGCGAAGATACTCAAGTGACGTTCATTCGAGGAACGCCGCGCTGCGTATCGAAAGCCGGGCGCACCGCGACCGGCTCGCGAACGGGGACAGCGACCAAAGTATCTCCATTATCGTTCAGCGCGCTTACGATATTGCCCTTTGTTTTAAAGGCCGCGACGGTTTTCGGCGTACACCCGAACAGATTGATGAGCGCCGCCAGTTTCGGTTCGTTCTTATGGGCATTGCGATAGGTTTGAACCGCCTGCTCCGAGAGCGGCCCGAACAATTGGTTCAGGAACGGGTTCGGCACGTGGATCGGGGGAATGTAATAGACATTCGGCTCGAGCCCCAGTTGCGGGAACAAGGGGAGCGCCACTTTTTTCACATGAACCAGATAGTCGATCGGGTTATTCTCATTCGCCTTTTCGGGCACGGAAATCCATCCCCGCAGCCTGATCTTTCCGATGCATTGAGTGAAGCACCTTGGCTGTTCGTCCTGTTCGCCGAGCGGGAAACAAGCGATACATTTTTCAGAAACGCCGGTGCGCGAGTTAAAGAAAGTCTTCTTATAAGGGCATGCGCGCACGCATTCGCGGTAACCGCGACAGCGTTTCTGGTCGATCAGGACGATCCCATCCTCGGGTCTCTTGTAGATGGAGCCGCGCGGGCAGGCCGCCAAACAAGCCGGATACGTGCAGTGGTTGCAGATGCGCGGGAGATAAAACATCCAGACGGGATGCGGCATTTCGACGGACATCCCGCCGTCGACCGTTCCGAAAATCTCATCCTCGCCGATATTCGGATAGGAGTAATCGCCGCTTTCCGGCCGGTAGCCGAGGAGGCGCTCGCCTGCGGGGGCGGCCTCAAAGACGGTGCGACCCTCATAGCGTTCGCCGACCCATTCCTGCGGGCCGAGCATCTCGAGGATTTTCGAGTCGTACGCCAGCGGATACGAGCCGTAGGGCTTGCTTTCGACGTTGTTCCAGAGCATATACTCCTGCCCGCGGCCGGAGGTCCACGTGGTTTTGCAGGCGAGCGTGCATGTCTGGCAGGCGATGCACTTGTTCAGATCGAAAACGGCGGCGAATTGTTTAGCGGGCCTGGTCTCGCCATACCAGTAGCTCATGATTCGTCCGATTTGCCAGTTGAATACGCGTGCCATCATTGACTCCTTTTCACGATATACGCGCCGGAGAGGTATCTTTTGAAGGATTCGCTTTCATACGTCGGCCGGATGCCGAGGGCCGCGGGCTGCCACAAAGCGGAGCCGTTGATGCCGCCGGGTTCGGCCTTCTCGATTTTCACAAACGATTCGCGCGGGGCGCCCGTGGGGCAATGGACATCGGGCAAGAAACCCTTTCCGATGTTTTGGCCGGCGACGTCCTTCCGCACGAGCGAGTCGGTCATGTGCGTCGGCTTGAGCCAACCGCGCGTGGCGCTTTGGTGGCTGCCGGTGCGGAACATTGCCTGATAGTTTGTTTCGGGATTCTTCGCCAATCCGTCCTCGCGTGTCTCCTGTCCCTTGACGGAGCCGGGCGTCGCGGCATACATGTTGAACCACATCCGCGTAACGCCGAGCGGAGTGCCGGGATAATAGCGCGCGCGGCAGAGCAGGCGCGACACTTTGTAATCGGGGTCATCCGGTTTCCATCCGCGATAGGGGCGGTCGGCCGGATCGGCATCGATCCAGACGTAATCGCCGTCCTCGATTCCAAGTTTTCGGGCGTCCTGCGGGTTGATATCGACGTAGCCTTCGGAGACGAACGGCATTCGTTTGTCGCGGCGATAGATGTCGCCGAAGGGTCCGAACAGAATGGCGACCATATCGGTATCGATGGGCGTGGTGTGAGCGCCGTGGCGGTACTTGGGCGTATGAAAAATGAAGCGGTAGCCCTGGCTCATGAGCGGATGCTGAGTTTGTGACAGTTCGCTCCAGGGTTTGACGACGTTGCGCACCTGGCGGACTTCTCCGGATTGATCGCCCGGATCGAGGCCGTAGTCTTGCGGCGTGAGCGGCCGGATAAGCGGATGAGCTGCGGCCAGAATCGCATTCGGCTCATAAAAGGTGGAATCTATGGGCTCGCGATGCACCGGCAGGTTTTCACCGTGCTCGATGAACTCGGGTTCGTCTCGATAAAATTCAAGCCTTCCCGTTTTCGTGTACCATGGCACGCTCTCCTCGGTCTGCTCGAAGCCGACGCATTTCGGCATTGTGCGCGACATCATGAGCGCAGGCACCCCTTTTTTCGCTTTTTCATGCAAATCGGCAAAAGAGTAGCCGGCGGTATTGCTGCTGTGGTCGAGGATGCGCTGGAGATAGACTCCGCTTTTCTGTTCGTCCGCGAATTTCCAATACAGCGAGAAGCGCGGGTCATCGATCAGCTCGCCGATCCGTTTACCGACCATTGCGATGATCTCGATGTCGCCGCGACTGTCATGAATGCGGGCTATCGGCGTCTCGGGGTAAAGGGTAAGGAATGGGTTGGTGACGGACGCGCACATATCGGGGTTTTTCGTTTCGGCCCACGAGTCGGCGGCGAAAACGATATCGGCATGTTCGCAGGAGGTGGACCACCACCACTCGTTCACGGCTATCATTTCGAATTTCGGCAGCACGTTATGCACGACATTGTAGTGCCATTTCACATTTCCGAGGATCGAGTTGGCGTTTGCGAACCACAGCGTTTTGGTGGGCGCGGGCATGTGCGTTT includes:
- a CDS encoding alpha/beta fold hydrolase; protein product: MSREECKRLDQADVLRILFHPRRDNTPDDEQTVRFSVADDIEIGGRFHPADKDAPVILLFHGNGEIASDYDMIAPFYLENGISLLVVDYRGYGKSGGRPTVSTLLDDALAVYRQTGKGLADHGYQYSRLFVMGRSLGSAAALEIAAEAGKSISGLIIESGFSNPLALINRLGGPSLKELEETCGFDNLKKIERVEAPTLIIHGEEDFIIPLEEGEALFKGCKAKRKEFLSVPGAGHNDLIVRGLRQYFKAIRKLVSG
- a CDS encoding sulfite reductase, whose amino-acid sequence is MSYFEKGNKMSTDKHIEDQTARVPVEIEVEGKKGSLDFNTLKSGGIIKQRQKDLFTVRLQCPGGRVPLDRLEKAFEVARRYGGDYVHLSFRQSLEIPYVNYRDLGNVRDELAKAGQHIASCGARVRVPTACSGCEYNPNGLTDTQAMAREISDRFFGKGSLAHKFKISFSGCPIDCARTNEMELGFQGAVEPRWEESACQACGVCIEACREQALVCDEQSGHPRYIPEGCLYCGDCIRTCPFDAWHAKRVGWIVRCGGKHGRHPVNGQIIARFLPDERVAPLIGAALKWYEQFGENRGRVRLGDFLKDKETWRDFLRHIRHELGDWAAKNPPPPQPNEIHFPQRQD
- a CDS encoding sulfurtransferase TusA family protein; translation: MSKMSILDLTDTQCPMTFIKAKLAIEELEAGQLIELLVNPGTSMRDVPRSLKEEGHRIERVVREQTHFRVTVRKQE
- a CDS encoding dehydrogenase translates to MARVFNWQIGRIMSYWYGETRPAKQFAAVFDLNKCIACQTCTLACKTTWTSGRGQEYMLWNNVESKPYGSYPLAYDSKILEMLGPQEWVGERYEGRTVFEAAPAGERLLGYRPESGDYSYPNIGEDEIFGTVDGGMSVEMPHPVWMFYLPRICNHCTYPACLAACPRGSIYKRPEDGIVLIDQKRCRGYRECVRACPYKKTFFNSRTGVSEKCIACFPLGEQDEQPRCFTQCIGKIRLRGWISVPEKANENNPIDYLVHVKKVALPLFPQLGLEPNVYYIPPIHVPNPFLNQLFGPLSEQAVQTYRNAHKNEPKLAALINLFGCTPKTVAAFKTKGNIVSALNDNGDTLVAVPVREPVAVRPAFDTQRGVPRMNVT